A region from the Malus domestica chromosome 07, GDT2T_hap1 genome encodes:
- the LOC103438814 gene encoding small ribosomal subunit protein uS14m: MSVSEENANIRDHHRRLLAAKYELRRNLYKALCKDPTLPSDLREENRFKLSKLPRNSSFTRVRNRCIFSGRARAVYETFRMSRIVFRSLASKGMLNGVKKASW, encoded by the coding sequence ATGTCAGTGTCTGAGGAAAATGCCAACATACGGGACCACCACCGCCGCTTGCTGGCGGCGAAATACGAGCTGAGACGGAACCTGTACAAGGCCCTCTGCAAGGACCCAACCCTTCCCAGCGATCTGCGCGAGGAGAACCGCTTCAAGCTCTCCAAGCTGCCCCGGAACAGCTCCTTCACGCGCGTCAGGAACCGCTGCATCTTCTCTGGCCGCGCACGCGCCGTCTACGAGACCTTCCGTATGTCCCGTATCGTTTTCCGTTCTCTTGCCTCCAAAGGCATGCTCAATGGCGTGAAGAAAGCGTCTTGGTAG
- the LOC103438852 gene encoding LEAF RUST 10 DISEASE-RESISTANCEUS RECEPTOR-LIKE PROTEIN KINASE-like 2.1 isoform X1 has protein sequence MGIRGSRSVTWSAWLLIMAFLVIGLSGETCRAKDDSTNCTFSCGNIHNISYPFRLKNSPKHCSHVPYTLSCENDTTVVDLPSSGKYYVQAINYDNQTIRIIDPGLQNNNCSSMSRNFPLEPDTLNLPYALYGKDTGDSPLSTVVFYLKCSNPMNSSLYVDTNPCFDASASSSSQPKTYSYVKVGLMEVGDLDEGCSAEWMTWALSSYVKDYNTSYENIHKALMYGFELRVVGIDEYLGPLCPGQWRSNLKCFPHSIPGFLRYRWEVIYGFFAHGRLYVNNPLWFPGISFRPGWAILMCLGLYLVGRLLLGVPFLIAFLIYRWRRRHLSGFSIIEDFLQTENNFMPIRYSYSDIKRMTNKFKDKLGQGGYGSVFKGKLRSGRFVAIKLLGQPKNNGQDFTSEVATIGRIHHVNVVQLVGYCVEGSKRALVYDFMPNSSLDKYIYSKEGSIPLSCKKMYEIAFEVARGIEYLHQGCDMQILHFDIKPHNILLDENFNPKISDFGLAKLYPVDNSIVTLTAARGTIGYIAPELFYKNIGGVSYKADVYSFGMLLMEMASRRKNFSTVAEQSSQHYFPLWAYDQYSEGNDLLEMGIVTEEEKIMIKKMVMTAFWCIQMKPSDRPSMDKVIQMLGGDVENLKLPRKPFLNQQEMPGVDIQGSLNPKSSNGEMTWSLSAR, from the exons atgGGAATAAGGGGAAGCAGGTCCGTCACTTGGTCTGCTTGGCTATTGATTATGGCTTTTCTTGTCATTGGCTTATCCGGTGAAACTTGTAGAGCAAAGGATGATAGTACAAACTGTACCTTCTCCTGCGGCAATATTCACAACATAAGCTACCCTTTTCGACTAAAAAATAGTCCAAAGCACTGCAGCCACGTTCCGTATACGCTGTCTTGTGAGAACGACACTACAGTAGTAGACCTACCGTCTTCCGGAAAATATTATGTCCAGGCAATCAACTATGATAACCAGACAATCCGCATCATAGATCCTGGCCTTCAGAACAACAATTGCTCCTCCATGTCGAGAAACTTTCCGCTTGAGCCTGATACATTGAATTTACCATATGCTTTGTATGGTAAAGATACAGGGGATTCACCGCTTTCAACAGTTGTATTTTACTTGAAGTGTTCGAATCCAATGAATTCTTCTCTGTATGTGGACACTAATCCATGCTTCGATGCAAGTGCTTCTTCTTCGAGCCAACCAAAAACGTATAGCTACGTCAAGGTCGGTTTGATGGAAGTAGGGGATTTGGATGAGGGTTGCAGTGCAGAGTGGATGACTTGGGCGCTCTCGAGCTACGTCAAGGACTACAACACCTCTTATGAAAACATACACAAGGCGCTCATGTATGGATTTGAGCTTCGAGTAGTCGGTATTGATGAATATCTGGGTCCACTCTGCCCAGGCCAATGGAGAAGTAATCTTAAATGTTTTCCACACAGCATCCCAG GTTTCCTTCGATATCGGTGGGAGGTGATTTACG GTTTCTTTGCTCATGGAAGATTATACGTTA ataaTCCTCTATGGTTTCCGGGGATATCCTTCA GACCTGGATGGGCGATACTCATGTGCCTCG GTTTGTATTTAGTAGGAAGACTACTTTTAGGGGTTCCATTTCTGATTGCATTTCTGATCTATAGATGGCGAAGAAGACATTTGTCGGGGTTTAGCATCATCGAAGATTTTCTGCAAACCGAAAACAACTTCATGCCAATAAGGTACTCTTACTCGGACATTAAGAGAATGACTAATAAATTCAAGGACAAGCTGGGCCAAGGCGGTTATGGTTCTGTATTTAAAGGAAAGTTACGCAGCGGTCGTTTTGTGGCAATTAAACTTTTGGGCCAGCCTAAAAACAATGGGCAGGACTTCACTAGTGAGGTAGCTACTATTGGAAGAATTCACCATGTTAATGTGGTGCAACTTGTTGGTTATTGTGTTGAAGGATCAAAGCGCGCTCTAGTGTACGATTTCATGCCTAATAGCTCTCTTGATAAATACATTTATTCCAAAGAAGGAAGTATCCCTTTAAGTTGCAAGAAGATGTATGAGATTGCTTTTGAAGTTGCTCGAGGGATCGAATATCTACATCAAGGTTGTGACATGCAAATTCTACATTTTGATATCAAGCCTCATAACATTCTTCTTGACGAGAACTTTAACCCGAAGATCTCCGATTTTGGGCTTGCAAAATTATATCCCGTAGACAATAGCATAGTTACTTTGACAGCAGCAAGAGGGACGATCGGATATATTGCTCCAGAGTTGTTCTACAAAAATATTGGAGGGGTCTCATACAAAGCTGATGTCTATAGTTTTGGAATGTTGTTGATGGAAATGGCAAGTAGAAGGAAGAATTTTAGTACAGTCGCAGAGCAGTCGAGCCAACATTACTTCCCGTTATGGGCTTACGATCAATATAGTGAGGGAAATGATCTCTTGGAGATgggcattgttacagaggaggaAAAGATAATGATAAAAAAGATGGTTATGACTGCTTTCTGGTGTATTCAAATGAAGCCAAGTGATCGCCCTTCGATGGACAAAGTCATACAAATGCTTGGAGGAGATGTTGAAAACCTAAAATTGCCCCGCAAACCTTTTCTTAACCAACAAGAAATGCCGGGAGTCGATATTCAAGGTAGTTTGAACCCAAAATCTTCTAACGGCGAGATGACGTGGAGTTTGTCAGCTAGGTGA
- the LOC103438852 gene encoding rust resistance kinase Lr10-like isoform X2, which produces MFSTQHPRFPSISVGGDLRFLCSWKIIHNPLWFPGISFRPGWAILMCLGLYLVGRLLLGVPFLIAFLIYRWRRRHLSGFSIIEDFLQTENNFMPIRYSYSDIKRMTNKFKDKLGQGGYGSVFKGKLRSGRFVAIKLLGQPKNNGQDFTSEVATIGRIHHVNVVQLVGYCVEGSKRALVYDFMPNSSLDKYIYSKEGSIPLSCKKMYEIAFEVARGIEYLHQGCDMQILHFDIKPHNILLDENFNPKISDFGLAKLYPVDNSIVTLTAARGTIGYIAPELFYKNIGGVSYKADVYSFGMLLMEMASRRKNFSTVAEQSSQHYFPLWAYDQYSEGNDLLEMGIVTEEEKIMIKKMVMTAFWCIQMKPSDRPSMDKVIQMLGGDVENLKLPRKPFLNQQEMPGVDIQGSLNPKSSNGEMTWSLSAR; this is translated from the exons ATGTTTTCCACACAGCATCCCAG GTTTCCTTCGATATCGGTGGGAGGTGATTTACG GTTTCTTTGCTCATGGAAGATTATAC ataaTCCTCTATGGTTTCCGGGGATATCCTTCA GACCTGGATGGGCGATACTCATGTGCCTCG GTTTGTATTTAGTAGGAAGACTACTTTTAGGGGTTCCATTTCTGATTGCATTTCTGATCTATAGATGGCGAAGAAGACATTTGTCGGGGTTTAGCATCATCGAAGATTTTCTGCAAACCGAAAACAACTTCATGCCAATAAGGTACTCTTACTCGGACATTAAGAGAATGACTAATAAATTCAAGGACAAGCTGGGCCAAGGCGGTTATGGTTCTGTATTTAAAGGAAAGTTACGCAGCGGTCGTTTTGTGGCAATTAAACTTTTGGGCCAGCCTAAAAACAATGGGCAGGACTTCACTAGTGAGGTAGCTACTATTGGAAGAATTCACCATGTTAATGTGGTGCAACTTGTTGGTTATTGTGTTGAAGGATCAAAGCGCGCTCTAGTGTACGATTTCATGCCTAATAGCTCTCTTGATAAATACATTTATTCCAAAGAAGGAAGTATCCCTTTAAGTTGCAAGAAGATGTATGAGATTGCTTTTGAAGTTGCTCGAGGGATCGAATATCTACATCAAGGTTGTGACATGCAAATTCTACATTTTGATATCAAGCCTCATAACATTCTTCTTGACGAGAACTTTAACCCGAAGATCTCCGATTTTGGGCTTGCAAAATTATATCCCGTAGACAATAGCATAGTTACTTTGACAGCAGCAAGAGGGACGATCGGATATATTGCTCCAGAGTTGTTCTACAAAAATATTGGAGGGGTCTCATACAAAGCTGATGTCTATAGTTTTGGAATGTTGTTGATGGAAATGGCAAGTAGAAGGAAGAATTTTAGTACAGTCGCAGAGCAGTCGAGCCAACATTACTTCCCGTTATGGGCTTACGATCAATATAGTGAGGGAAATGATCTCTTGGAGATgggcattgttacagaggaggaAAAGATAATGATAAAAAAGATGGTTATGACTGCTTTCTGGTGTATTCAAATGAAGCCAAGTGATCGCCCTTCGATGGACAAAGTCATACAAATGCTTGGAGGAGATGTTGAAAACCTAAAATTGCCCCGCAAACCTTTTCTTAACCAACAAGAAATGCCGGGAGTCGATATTCAAGGTAGTTTGAACCCAAAATCTTCTAACGGCGAGATGACGTGGAGTTTGTCAGCTAGGTGA